A single Salmo salar chromosome ssa19, Ssal_v3.1, whole genome shotgun sequence DNA region contains:
- the dclre1a gene encoding DNA cross-link repair 1A protein isoform X1, whose amino-acid sequence MSKNDLEDDIWEYKPLKKKKRKDKGTPETFNGPMAKYRRASKSLTKGETSVQVKNTVRNVELTKVVPNKALGVKANESIQNKEVACRTLSTQNVAFPQSTQDNDSTLTAGENVHQASSPGGSSCPICQMPFSILVVQSQRWHVAECLDTPGDDRKECPNGIQCYSTILSHYQRYSHSLLAHSRATNEAPCLSLELVTNGGANLSLVGSQDRHSSSPINRHSGATSPTKPNALLLLRSPAPEVIRKKKGWSPSTKGLKSTLQDNKTKVSTPHKDNSGGEGLDGGFVKAEPSASSDDEISYSPMSEFPQDIEVNGTQPKKALFPSSMLEDGENNDSMLLFSDGISSDELFSNIVAHSETNEVVGSPVFSDSQAVSISSLVHSNRPPSFSREAHTEVNCNAFSARPPLQSPKSIVLESLRESLFSPSSNFSLHSKSLDQCPAHTNTELNMSLPQVPPSSQASPTQQSQATMTTRKGKGKASGLKQTDIGVFFGLKPLKDKGKEQEAGNILPGVSLHQGPVLEERKGGKGDHGGRQRKGRSANATETPKVGVRSDGGSTQTPSEGGRKRWNRGRINGEQRESKRCPFYKKIPGTKFAVDAFQYGLVEGITTYFLTHFHSDHYGGLKKSSTFHIYCNRITGNLVKSKLRVAEQFVHILPMNTQVTVDGFKVTLLDANHCPGAAMLLLFLPDGQTVLHTGDFRADPSMEAYHELLSRRVQTLYLDTTYCSPEYTFPTQQEVINLAANTAFRCVTLNPRTLVVCGSYSVGKEKVFLALAEVLGSKVCLSRDKFNTMCCLESERIRQLITTDWKAAQVHVLPMMQLNFKNLQTHLSRFSRQYDQLVAFKPTGWTFSQRVEAVEDIKPTVHGNISIYGIPLQ is encoded by the exons ATGTCAAAGAACGATTTGGAAGATGACATATGGGAATATAAGCCTCtcaagaagaagaaaagaaaGGACAAAGGGACACCTGAAACTTTTAATGGACCCATGGCTAAGTACAGACGAGCCTCAAAAAGTTTAACCAAAGGAGAAACTTCTGTCCAAGTGAAGAACACAGTCAGAAATGTGGAGCTCACCAAAGTAGTTCCAAATAAAGCCCTCGGTGTGAAGGCAAATGAGTCTATTCAAAATAAAGAGGTGGCGTGTAGGACACTTTCAACTCAAAATGTCGCCTTTCCACAGTCAACACAAGATAATGATAGTACACTTACTGCTGGAGAGAACGTGCACCAGGCATCTTCCCCTGGAGGAAGTTCCTGTCCGATCTGTCAGATGCCATTCTCTATATTGGTGGTACAATCGCAAAGATGGCATGTCGCAGAATGTCTTGACACTCCTGGGGATGACCGCAAAG AATGTCCCAATGGTATCCAGTGCTACTCCACCATTCTGAGCCACTACCAGAGATACAGTCACTCCCTGCTTGCCCACAGCCGAGCAACCAATGAGGCACCCTGCCTCAGCTTGGAGTTGGTAACCAATGGCGGGGCCAATTTAAGCTTGGTGGGCTCACAGGACAGGCATAGTTCTTCTCCTATTAACAGACACAGTGGAGCTACATCCCCCACAAAGCCAAATGCCCTTCTGCTGCTCCGGTCTCCTGCTCCAGAGGTAATCCGGAAAAAAAAAGGCTGGTCACCTTCTACCAAAGGCTTGAAGTCTACCCTCCAAGACAATAAAACAAAAGTATCAACCCCCCATAAGGACAATAGTGGGGGTGAAGGCCTTGATGGTGGTTTTGTCAAAGCAGAGCCCTCTGCTTCTAGTGATGATGAGATCTCCTATTCCCCCATGTCTGAGTTTCCCCAAGATATAGAGGTTAATGGGACACAACCAAAAAAAGCTCTATTTCCAAGCAGTATGTTGGAAGATGGGGAAAATAATGActcaatgttgttgttcagtgATGGCATCTCAAGTGATGAGTTATTTTCCAACATTGTGGCTCATTCTGAAACAAATGAAGTTGTAGGTTCTCCAGTATTCAGCGACAGCCAGGCGGTATCGATTAGCTCATTAGTGCATAGCAATCGCCCACCTAGCTTCTCAAGAGAAGCGCATACAGAGGTTAACTGTAATGCCTTCAGTGCTAGGCCTCCACTCCAGTCTCCAAAAAGTATAGTATTAGAAAGCTTACGGGAGAGCCTGTTCAGCCCAAGCAGCAATTTCAGCCTCCATTCCAAAAGCTTGGATCAGTGCCCCGCTCACACAAACACGGAGTTGAACATGTCATTACCTCAAGTGCCTCCATCTTCCCAAGCTTCCCCCACCCAACAATCTCAGGCAACCATGACAACTAGGAAGGGCAAGGGCAAGGCCTCTGGGCTCAAACAGACAGACATTGGGGTGTTTTTTGGGCTCAAGCCCCTGAAGGACAAAGGGAAGGAGCAAGAGGCTGGGAACATTTTACCTGGGGTGAGTCTCCATCAGGGTCCTGTACTTGAAGAGCGCAAGGGAGGCAAAGGGGACCATGGAGGACGTCAGAGGAAAGGCAGAAGTGCAAATGCCACGGAGACCCCTAAAGTTGGAGTGAGATCAGACGGTGGGAGTACACAGACTCCAAGTGAGGGAGGTAGGAAGAGGTGGAACAGGGGGAGAATCAATGGAGAGCAAAGGGAGTCCAAGCGATGCCCGTTTTATAAAAAGATTCCAG GCACTAAGTTTGCTGTGGATGCTTTTCAGTATGGGCTGGTTGAGGGCATCACCACTTACTTCCTCACACACTTCCATTCAGACCATTATGGAGGCCTGAAGAAGAGCTCTACATTCCATATCTACTGTAACAGA ATCACAGGTAACCTGGTGAAGAGTAAGCTGAGGGTGGCTGAGCAGTTCGTCCACATCCTGCCCATGAACACCCAGGTCACTGTGGATGGGTTCAAGGTCACACTGCTTGACGCCAACCA CTGTCCAGGTGCTGCCATGCTGCTGCTGTTCCTGCCCGATGGCCAGACTGTGCTTCACACGGGAGACTTTAGAGCTGACCCTTCTATGGAGGCCTACCACGAGCTGCTGAGCCGCCGAGTCCAGACACTCTACCTAGACACCAC CTACTGCAGTCCTGAATACACCTTCCCCACGCAGCAGGAGGTCATAAACCTTGCGGCCAACACAGCCTTCAGGTGTGTGACCCTCAACCCTCGCACTCTGGTGGTGTGTGGCTCCTATTCCGTGGGCAAAGAGAAAGTATTCTTGG CTCTTGCAGAGGTACTGGGCTCCAAAGTTTGCCTGTCCCGGGACAAGTTCAACACCATGTGCTGTCTAGAGTCGGAGCGCATCCGCCAGCTCATCACCACCGACTGGAAGGCCGCACAGGTCCATGTGCTACCCATGATGCAACTGAACTTCAAA